The following proteins come from a genomic window of Microbacterium sp. JZ31:
- a CDS encoding SDR family NAD(P)-dependent oxidoreductase has product MTARRRRRHRLDADSVVVILGASSGIGRAAAHAFAARGVRMVLAARSASSLEEVDAECRARGASDVLAAPLDITDHAAVAAMIARARERFGGVDVWVSAASVYGFARFEEVPHDVLRRTIDVNLVSTMEAARLALPSLRERGGVLILFGSVFSELAAPYVIPYAVSKHGIAGFAKGLRMELRGAVDVCTVMPASIDTPIHQHAANLTGHKVRALPPVVSPRRVARTVVRLAERPRRNAIVGVAQGMLVPVRRVLPGLVDAMTHRYMELVALKRAAQAPHRGNLEAPDPTSNAVTGGWRVWTRIGR; this is encoded by the coding sequence ATGACAGCGCGACGCAGACGACGACACCGCCTCGACGCGGACAGCGTCGTGGTGATCCTGGGCGCCTCCAGCGGCATCGGCCGGGCTGCCGCTCACGCGTTCGCCGCCCGCGGCGTGCGGATGGTGCTCGCGGCGCGAAGCGCGTCGAGTCTCGAGGAGGTGGATGCCGAGTGCCGCGCGCGGGGAGCATCCGACGTTCTGGCCGCGCCGCTCGACATCACCGACCACGCAGCGGTCGCCGCGATGATCGCTCGCGCCCGTGAGCGGTTCGGGGGTGTCGACGTGTGGGTCTCCGCCGCGTCGGTCTACGGGTTCGCGCGCTTCGAGGAGGTGCCGCACGACGTGCTGCGACGGACGATCGACGTCAACCTCGTGAGCACCATGGAGGCCGCGCGTCTCGCGCTGCCGAGCCTGCGCGAGCGAGGCGGTGTGCTCATCCTGTTCGGCTCGGTCTTCTCGGAGCTCGCTGCGCCCTACGTCATCCCCTACGCCGTGAGCAAGCACGGCATCGCGGGGTTCGCGAAGGGCTTGCGCATGGAGTTGCGGGGCGCGGTCGACGTGTGCACGGTCATGCCGGCGAGCATCGACACCCCGATCCACCAGCACGCCGCGAACCTCACGGGTCACAAGGTGCGCGCTCTGCCGCCCGTCGTCTCGCCTCGGCGCGTGGCGAGAACCGTGGTGCGGCTCGCGGAGCGACCGCGCCGCAACGCCATCGTGGGCGTCGCACAGGGGATGCTGGTGCCTGTCCGTCGCGTGCTGCCGGGCCTCGTCGACGCGATGACGCATCGCTATATGGAGCTCGTCGCGTTGAAGCGGGCGGCTCAGGCACCGCACCGAGGCAACCTCGAGGCGCCCGACCCGACGTCGAACGCCGTCACCGGCGGGTGGCGGGTATGGACGCGGATCGGGCGCTGA
- a CDS encoding hemerythrin domain-containing protein, whose translation MADQSIDELGGRLSVLTRQRDDHIELDALLHRLGELSHEDQRPVLLDLYRLVFPHAFAEESVLWPVMRRVLPDGEELTLQVEQEHQEVNEIVTRLEALAYGSQERQAAIDRLVEVLREDVRDEEDELFPRLQERVSARRLRMLGIAWSAVSAIAPTRAHPIVARRPPGNVIAALPLTALDRLRDRLDAIRFRGAGRAESALRIASTGLTRTAHAIEHLPAMRRGEDPSTRLDRPPAPPWGWIAAALVVISITLIRRRRRA comes from the coding sequence GTGGCTGACCAGAGCATCGACGAACTCGGAGGGCGCCTGAGCGTGCTGACCCGCCAGAGAGACGATCACATCGAGCTCGACGCGTTGCTGCACCGACTCGGGGAGCTGTCGCACGAGGATCAGCGCCCCGTGCTGCTCGACCTCTATCGGCTGGTCTTCCCTCACGCCTTCGCCGAGGAGTCGGTGCTGTGGCCCGTGATGCGTCGGGTGCTGCCTGACGGAGAGGAATTGACACTCCAGGTGGAGCAGGAGCATCAGGAGGTGAATGAGATCGTCACTCGGCTGGAGGCGCTCGCGTACGGCTCCCAGGAGCGGCAGGCCGCGATCGACAGGCTGGTGGAGGTGCTGCGCGAGGACGTCAGGGACGAGGAGGACGAGTTGTTCCCGCGCCTGCAGGAGCGGGTCAGCGCCCGCCGGCTCAGGATGCTCGGGATCGCCTGGAGCGCGGTCAGCGCCATCGCGCCGACGAGGGCGCATCCCATCGTCGCCCGCCGTCCCCCGGGAAACGTCATCGCCGCGCTCCCGCTGACGGCGCTCGATCGACTGCGGGACCGCCTGGACGCGATCCGTTTTCGCGGTGCCGGCCGGGCCGAGAGCGCACTGCGCATCGCGTCGACCGGGCTCACGCGCACTGCTCACGCGATCGAACATCTCCCCGCGATGCGACGCGGCGAGGACCCGTCGACGCGCCTCGATCGTCCACCGGCGCCACCGTGGGGATGGATCGCTGCGGCGCTGGTCGTGATCTCGATCACGCTGATCAGGCGGCGCCGGCGAGCCTGA
- a CDS encoding Pr6Pr family membrane protein → MSRIPPRNSAVGIGIARIGAAMFVVVLLVHTFLGRIAVGDANPFDYFGYFTNQTSLLAAVVLTASGSHSVRNQRPPHWLVAARGVVTACLLVVAVIYNGLVPGTGTAPAWISAVLHVYFPLFVLLDWVLVGDRAPLRWRTLWIVLPYPLAWLAVVLVRGATDGWVPYGFLLPERGVMSLLGYSAALLFTLVASGALVWAGSRSPGILLPRADFA, encoded by the coding sequence GTGAGTCGGATCCCCCCTCGCAACTCGGCGGTCGGAATCGGCATCGCGCGTATCGGCGCCGCGATGTTCGTCGTCGTCCTGCTGGTGCACACCTTCTTGGGACGCATCGCGGTCGGTGACGCCAATCCCTTCGACTACTTCGGCTACTTCACGAACCAGACAAGCCTGCTCGCGGCCGTCGTCCTGACCGCCTCCGGTTCGCACTCGGTGCGGAACCAGCGCCCACCCCACTGGCTCGTGGCCGCACGCGGCGTGGTGACGGCATGTCTGCTCGTCGTTGCCGTGATCTACAACGGCCTCGTTCCCGGCACCGGCACCGCGCCCGCGTGGATCAGCGCCGTGCTCCACGTCTACTTTCCCCTGTTCGTGCTGCTCGACTGGGTGCTCGTCGGCGACCGCGCCCCTCTGCGGTGGCGGACGCTGTGGATCGTCCTGCCCTACCCACTTGCCTGGCTGGCAGTCGTCCTCGTCCGCGGGGCGACCGACGGGTGGGTGCCTTACGGGTTCCTCTTGCCCGAGCGCGGCGTGATGTCGCTCCTCGGATACAGCGCGGCGCTCCTCTTCACGCTCGTGGCCTCCGGCGCGCTGGTATGGGCCGGCTCCCGGTCGCCCGGGATCTTGCTCCCTCGAGCGGATTTCGCTTGA
- the rsfS gene encoding ribosome silencing factor → MASAESLTMLKIAAAAADAKGGEDLVALDVSEPLPLVDVFLIVTGRSERNVAAIADEIEDKLNEAGHKRLRREGRAESRWVLLDFGDLVVHVFHQEERAFYALERLWKDCPVLPVEVPGPGAATRPAE, encoded by the coding sequence ATGGCCTCTGCCGAATCGCTGACAATGCTCAAGATCGCCGCGGCTGCGGCGGATGCGAAGGGCGGCGAGGATCTCGTCGCCCTCGACGTCTCCGAGCCCCTTCCGCTCGTCGACGTCTTCCTGATCGTGACGGGCCGGAGCGAGCGCAATGTGGCGGCGATCGCCGACGAGATCGAGGACAAGCTGAACGAGGCCGGGCACAAGCGCCTGCGTCGTGAGGGTCGCGCGGAGTCGCGGTGGGTGCTGCTCGACTTCGGCGATCTCGTCGTGCACGTGTTCCACCAGGAGGAGCGCGCCTTCTACGCGCTCGAGCGCCTGTGGAAGGACTGCCCGGTGCTGCCGGTCGAGGTCCCGGGCCCCGGCGCGGCGACGCGCCCGGCGGAGTGA
- the nadD gene encoding nicotinate-nucleotide adenylyltransferase, with protein sequence MTVQPRPPRIGVMGGTFDPIHHGHLVAASEVAQSFDLDEVVFVPTGQPWQKQEVSPAEQRYEMTVIATASNPRFTVSRVDVDREGLTYTVDTLRDLKAERPDAELFFITGADAVAQILSWRNHDELWDLAHFVAVSRPGHVLDIEGLPSADISQLEIPALAISSTDCRDRVSRGFPVWYLVPDGVVQYIAKHHLYRSNA encoded by the coding sequence GTGACGGTGCAGCCGAGGCCGCCGCGGATCGGGGTGATGGGCGGGACGTTCGATCCCATCCATCACGGTCACCTCGTGGCCGCGAGCGAGGTCGCCCAGTCGTTCGACCTCGATGAGGTCGTGTTCGTGCCGACCGGGCAGCCCTGGCAGAAGCAGGAGGTCTCGCCCGCCGAGCAGCGCTACGAGATGACGGTCATCGCGACCGCGTCGAATCCGCGCTTCACGGTCAGCCGGGTGGACGTCGACCGCGAGGGGCTCACCTACACCGTCGACACGCTGCGCGACCTCAAGGCGGAGCGACCCGACGCCGAGCTGTTCTTCATCACCGGCGCCGACGCCGTGGCGCAGATTCTCAGCTGGAGGAACCACGATGAACTGTGGGATCTCGCCCACTTCGTCGCGGTGTCGCGTCCCGGCCATGTCCTCGACATCGAGGGACTGCCGAGCGCGGACATCAGCCAGCTCGAGATCCCGGCGCTGGCGATCTCGTCGACGGACTGCCGTGATCGCGTGAGCCGCGGATTCCCGGTCTGGTACCTCGTGCCGGACGGGGTCGTGCAGTACATCGCGAAGCATCATCTGTATCGGAGCAATGCATGA
- a CDS encoding glutamate-5-semialdehyde dehydrogenase, translating into MSIVETPDVVVDTPQDRLRLAKDAARVTARLTSGQKAEALHAIADAVLTHSDEIIAANADDLARGERDGIGAGLLDRLRLDAKRVAGLADAVRDVAALPDPVGEVVRGHRMPGGVNLEQVRVPFGVVGAIYEARPNVTVDIAALALRSGNAVVLRGGSAALSSNTTLVAVMRDALEAQGVSPDAIQSVDAFGRDGAKALMHGRGFVDVLVPRGSAGLIETVVTESTVPVIETGAGNVHIVLDETAPEDWARDIVVNAKVQRPSVCNAVETVLVLRSAADRLVAPVAAALQAQGVTVHGDDTVRTLALGVEPATEEDWATEYLSLDIAMRVVDTLDDAFAHIRRYSTGHTEAIITTDVRNAERFLAEVDSAVVLVNASTRFTDGSEFGFGAEVGISTQKLHARGPMGLPELTSTKWLGRGSGQVRV; encoded by the coding sequence ATGAGCATCGTGGAGACCCCGGACGTCGTCGTCGACACACCGCAGGATCGGCTGCGTCTCGCGAAGGACGCCGCGCGCGTCACCGCGCGTCTGACGAGCGGGCAGAAGGCCGAAGCGCTGCACGCGATCGCGGATGCGGTGCTGACGCACTCCGACGAGATCATCGCGGCGAACGCGGACGACCTCGCGCGCGGCGAACGCGACGGCATCGGGGCCGGCCTCCTGGACCGCCTGCGTCTGGATGCCAAGCGGGTCGCGGGTCTGGCCGACGCCGTGCGGGACGTCGCGGCGCTGCCCGATCCGGTCGGCGAGGTCGTGCGCGGGCACCGCATGCCGGGAGGCGTCAACCTCGAGCAGGTGCGCGTCCCGTTCGGGGTGGTCGGGGCGATCTACGAGGCGCGCCCGAATGTGACCGTCGACATCGCGGCGCTCGCCCTGCGCTCCGGCAACGCGGTCGTGCTGCGCGGCGGCAGTGCGGCGCTGTCGTCGAACACCACGCTGGTCGCGGTCATGCGCGACGCGCTCGAGGCGCAGGGCGTCAGCCCCGACGCCATCCAGTCGGTCGACGCGTTCGGGCGCGACGGTGCCAAGGCGCTCATGCACGGGCGCGGCTTCGTCGACGTGCTCGTGCCGCGCGGCAGCGCCGGCCTGATCGAGACCGTGGTGACCGAGTCGACCGTGCCGGTGATCGAGACGGGTGCCGGCAACGTCCACATCGTGCTCGACGAGACCGCGCCGGAGGACTGGGCGCGCGACATCGTCGTGAACGCCAAGGTGCAGCGCCCCAGCGTGTGCAACGCGGTCGAGACCGTGCTCGTGCTGCGCAGCGCCGCCGATCGGCTCGTCGCGCCCGTCGCCGCGGCCCTGCAGGCGCAAGGCGTGACGGTGCACGGCGACGACACCGTCCGGACGCTCGCTCTCGGTGTCGAGCCGGCGACCGAGGAGGACTGGGCGACGGAGTACCTGAGCCTGGACATCGCGATGCGCGTCGTCGACACGCTCGACGACGCGTTCGCGCACATCCGCCGGTACTCCACGGGGCACACCGAGGCGATCATCACGACGGATGTGCGCAACGCGGAGCGCTTCCTCGCCGAGGTCGACTCCGCCGTCGTGCTCGTGAACGCATCGACGCGCTTCACGGACGGAAGCGAGTTCGGCTTCGGCGCCGAGGTCGGCATCTCGACGCAGAAGCTCCACGCGCGCGGTCCCATGGGGCTTCCCGAGCTGACGAGCACGAAGTGGCTCGGCCGTGGCTCCGGTCAGGTCCGCGTCTGA
- the proB gene encoding glutamate 5-kinase, whose amino-acid sequence MTARDRAGLAAARRIVVKVGSSSISGEASWRIPMLVKALADAHRRGAEVLLVSSGAIATGMPFLELDARPTDLATQQAAAAVGQNVLVFRYQEALRPFGIVAGQVLLTAGDLENTTHRSNAQRAIERLLGLRILPIVNENDTVATHEIRFGDNDRLAALVAKLVAADALVLLSDIASLYTKPPTEPGAEPLDVIAHDADLSGLEFGSTVVNSVGTGGAATKVSAARLAAGAGIGVLVTSADLVADALSGSQVGTWFEPSPAAVPLGTLSE is encoded by the coding sequence GTGACCGCTCGGGATCGCGCGGGCCTCGCGGCCGCGCGGCGCATCGTCGTGAAGGTCGGCTCGTCCTCGATCAGCGGTGAGGCATCCTGGCGCATCCCGATGCTCGTGAAGGCCCTCGCCGACGCGCACCGGCGCGGCGCCGAGGTGCTGCTCGTGTCCTCGGGAGCGATCGCGACCGGCATGCCGTTCCTGGAGCTCGACGCGCGTCCGACCGATCTCGCCACCCAGCAGGCCGCGGCCGCGGTCGGGCAGAACGTGCTCGTGTTCCGCTACCAGGAGGCGCTGCGGCCGTTCGGCATCGTGGCGGGCCAGGTGCTCCTGACCGCGGGCGACCTCGAGAACACCACGCACCGCAGCAATGCGCAGCGGGCGATCGAGCGCCTGCTCGGGCTGCGCATCCTGCCGATCGTGAACGAGAACGACACGGTCGCGACGCATGAGATCCGCTTCGGCGACAACGACCGGCTGGCCGCGCTGGTGGCGAAGCTCGTGGCGGCGGATGCGCTCGTCCTGCTCAGCGACATCGCGTCGCTCTACACGAAGCCGCCGACCGAGCCCGGCGCGGAGCCGCTCGACGTGATCGCGCACGATGCGGATCTCAGCGGCCTGGAGTTCGGCTCCACGGTCGTCAACAGCGTCGGCACCGGGGGAGCGGCCACGAAGGTCTCGGCCGCACGCCTCGCAGCGGGCGCCGGGATCGGCGTCCTCGTCACGAGCGCGGACCTCGTCGCCGACGCCCTGTCGGGGTCCCAGGTCGGCACGTGGTTCGAGCCGTCTCCGGCCGCCGTGCCGCTCGGTACACTCTCCGAATAG
- the obgE gene encoding GTPase ObgE — protein MVTFVDEVTLHLRAGKGGNGCVSVRREKFKPLGGPDGANGGDGGDIVLVADPQTTTLLSYHHSPHRSAGNGGFGMGDMRSGAQGEDLELPVPVGTVVKDPSGEVLVDMIEPGMRFVVAPGGRGGLGNAALASPKRKAPGFALLGTPGWEGDVVLELKTVADVALVGFPSAGKSSLIAAISAARPKIADYPFTTLHPNLGVVQAGDVRFTVADVPGLIEGASEGRGLGLEFLRHVERCTALVHVLDCATLEPGRDPLSDLEVIRAELGAYPVPEGQLPLLERPQLVVLNKTDVPEAEELAAFVRPDLEAQGYRVFEISTVARKGLRELTFAIGEIIDEHRKAQPAAPDKPRVVIRPKGSQKEFEIRVEGGTYGNVYRILGEKPTRWVQQTDFQNEEAVGFLSDRLDKLGVEDELFRAGAVPGSTVVIGEGDSVVFDWEPSIGSAAELIQAPRGTDPRLMQGGRRTSNERREQYHARQDARAAARAEAEELRRSRRDDVVEGDE, from the coding sequence ATGGTCACGTTCGTCGATGAGGTGACGCTCCATCTGCGCGCCGGCAAGGGCGGCAACGGCTGCGTCTCCGTCCGCCGTGAGAAGTTCAAGCCGCTCGGCGGCCCCGACGGCGCCAACGGCGGCGACGGTGGCGACATCGTGCTCGTCGCCGACCCGCAGACGACCACGCTGCTGAGCTATCACCACTCGCCGCACCGTTCCGCAGGCAACGGCGGCTTCGGCATGGGCGACATGCGCTCGGGTGCGCAGGGCGAGGACCTCGAGCTCCCCGTGCCGGTCGGCACGGTCGTGAAGGACCCGTCCGGCGAGGTGCTCGTCGACATGATCGAGCCGGGCATGCGCTTCGTCGTCGCCCCTGGCGGTCGCGGCGGCCTGGGGAACGCCGCTCTCGCGTCCCCCAAGCGCAAGGCCCCCGGCTTCGCGCTGCTCGGCACGCCGGGCTGGGAGGGCGACGTCGTCCTCGAGCTCAAGACCGTCGCGGACGTGGCGCTCGTCGGCTTCCCGTCCGCCGGCAAGTCGAGCCTGATCGCCGCGATCTCGGCCGCGCGACCGAAGATCGCCGACTATCCGTTCACCACCCTGCACCCCAACCTCGGCGTCGTGCAGGCCGGTGACGTGCGCTTCACGGTCGCGGACGTTCCGGGCTTGATCGAGGGCGCGAGCGAGGGGCGCGGGCTCGGCCTCGAGTTCCTGCGTCACGTCGAGCGCTGCACCGCGCTCGTGCACGTCCTCGACTGCGCCACACTCGAGCCCGGTCGCGACCCGCTCAGCGATCTCGAGGTCATCCGCGCCGAGCTCGGCGCGTACCCGGTGCCGGAGGGGCAGCTGCCGCTGCTCGAGCGCCCGCAGCTCGTCGTGCTGAACAAGACGGACGTGCCGGAGGCCGAGGAGCTCGCCGCGTTCGTGCGCCCCGACCTCGAGGCGCAGGGCTACCGCGTGTTCGAGATCTCGACCGTCGCGCGCAAGGGCCTGCGCGAGCTGACCTTCGCGATCGGCGAGATCATCGACGAGCACCGCAAGGCCCAGCCCGCCGCGCCCGACAAGCCGCGCGTGGTGATCCGCCCGAAGGGCTCCCAGAAGGAGTTCGAGATCCGGGTCGAGGGCGGTACGTACGGCAACGTGTACCGGATCCTCGGGGAGAAGCCGACGCGCTGGGTGCAGCAGACCGACTTCCAGAACGAGGAGGCCGTGGGCTTCCTGTCCGACCGCCTCGACAAGCTGGGCGTCGAGGACGAGCTGTTCCGCGCGGGCGCGGTGCCCGGATCCACCGTCGTCATCGGCGAGGGCGACTCGGTCGTGTTCGACTGGGAGCCGTCGATCGGCTCGGCCGCCGAGCTCATCCAGGCTCCGCGCGGCACCGATCCGCGTCTGATGCAGGGCGGGCGCCGCACGAGCAACGAGCGCCGCGAGCAGTACCACGCGCGTCAGGACGCTCGCGCCGCCGCGCGCGCCGAAGCGGAGGAGCTGCGCCGGTCGCGTCGTGACGACGTCGTCGAGGGCGACGAGTGA
- the rpmA gene encoding 50S ribosomal protein L27, producing the protein MAHKKGASSTRNGRDSNAQRLGVKRFGGQVVSAGEILVRQRGTHFHPGANVGRGGDDTLFALAAGAVEFGNKGGRKVVNIVAGE; encoded by the coding sequence ATGGCACATAAGAAGGGCGCGAGCTCCACTCGCAACGGTCGCGACTCCAACGCCCAGCGACTGGGCGTGAAGCGCTTCGGCGGTCAGGTCGTCAGCGCGGGCGAGATCCTCGTCCGTCAGCGTGGCACCCACTTCCACCCGGGCGCCAACGTCGGTCGCGGTGGCGACGACACGCTGTTCGCCCTCGCCGCCGGTGCGGTCGAGTTCGGCAACAAGGGCGGCCGCAAGGTCGTCAACATCGTCGCGGGCGAGTAA
- the rplU gene encoding 50S ribosomal protein L21 — translation MVYAVVRAGGRQEKVEVGTIVQLDRVQAAAGETIELPAVLFVDGDNVTTDAEKLAKVKVTAEVVGNLRGPKIVIQKFKNKTGYKKRQGHRQELTRVKITGIK, via the coding sequence GTGGTTTACGCAGTTGTGCGCGCCGGTGGCCGGCAGGAGAAGGTCGAGGTCGGCACCATCGTTCAGCTCGACCGTGTGCAGGCTGCCGCGGGCGAGACGATCGAGCTGCCCGCCGTCCTCTTCGTCGACGGTGACAACGTGACGACCGACGCTGAGAAGCTCGCGAAGGTCAAGGTCACGGCCGAGGTCGTCGGCAACCTGCGCGGTCCGAAGATCGTCATCCAGAAGTTCAAGAACAAGACCGGCTACAAGAAGCGCCAGGGCCACCGTCAGGAGCTCACGCGCGTCAAGATCACCGGCATCAAGTAA
- a CDS encoding DUF4031 domain-containing protein, with product MAILVDDPVWPAHGRLWAHLVSDADLHELHAFAEASGLPARSFDRDHYDVPQDAVPRLIAAGARHVSGKELVRALIASGLRVTARERRGL from the coding sequence ATGGCGATCCTGGTGGACGATCCGGTCTGGCCCGCGCACGGGCGACTCTGGGCGCACCTGGTGAGCGACGCGGATCTGCACGAGCTGCACGCCTTCGCCGAGGCCTCCGGCCTGCCGGCGCGCTCGTTCGACCGCGACCACTACGACGTGCCGCAGGATGCGGTGCCGCGCCTGATCGCGGCCGGCGCGCGTCATGTGAGCGGCAAGGAGCTCGTGCGGGCGCTGATCGCCTCCGGTCTGCGCGTGACGGCGCGCGAGCGGCGCGGGCTGTAG